In Desulfofundulus kuznetsovii DSM 6115, the following are encoded in one genomic region:
- a CDS encoding IS607 family transposase, which produces MKLYTISEFAEKLGVSVSTLRAWDKEGKLVALRTPTNKRRYTEEMLYRALGIKNRQEPKKIVLYARVSSAGRKPDLENQLEYLKDFAAGRGLTVDEILSDVGSALNYKRKNFLKLCGMVTRGEVKTVIVAHKDRLVRFGFEFFEDLFAKFGCEILVVNKAEDMSPAQELTEDLISIVQHFAARLYGQSTYKARKLTRTVREALKDAADSKTEEPAAEQ; this is translated from the coding sequence ATGAAACTTTACACAATAAGCGAGTTTGCCGAAAAGCTTGGTGTCAGCGTATCAACGCTCCGCGCTTGGGATAAAGAGGGTAAACTGGTTGCTTTACGTACACCAACCAATAAGCGAAGGTATACTGAAGAGATGCTCTACCGGGCACTGGGCATAAAGAACCGCCAGGAGCCAAAGAAAATCGTTTTATACGCCCGGGTGTCATCAGCCGGCCGGAAACCGGACCTGGAAAACCAGCTTGAGTACCTGAAGGACTTTGCCGCCGGCAGGGGGCTGACCGTGGACGAAATACTTTCCGATGTCGGCTCCGCCCTCAATTATAAGCGCAAGAATTTCCTGAAGCTGTGCGGCATGGTCACCCGGGGAGAAGTCAAAACTGTTATCGTTGCCCACAAGGACCGTCTGGTGCGGTTCGGCTTTGAATTTTTTGAAGACCTGTTTGCCAAGTTCGGCTGCGAAATACTGGTGGTCAACAAAGCCGAAGACATGTCCCCGGCCCAGGAGTTGACCGAAGACCTGATCAGCATCGTCCAGCACTTCGCGGCCAGGTTGTACGGCCAGAGCACATATAAGGCGCGAAAGCTCACCAGAACCGTCCGGGAGGCGCTGAAAGATGCAGCAGACAGTAAGACAGAAGAGCCTGCCGCTGAACAATGA